From a region of the Salvelinus alpinus chromosome 2, SLU_Salpinus.1, whole genome shotgun sequence genome:
- the LOC139554933 gene encoding retinoid-binding protein 7-like encodes MPTDYSGTWDMTSNENFESYMVALGIDFATRKIANMLKPQKVIEQDGDSFTIKTFTTFKNYTVSFKIGEEFEEVTKAMDNRKVQTVVNWDNDKLVCVQKGEKKNRGWTHWIEGDELYLEITCGDKVCKQIYKKSA; translated from the exons ATGCCTACCGACTACAGTGGCACATGGGACATGACTAGTAATGAAAACTTTGAAAGTTACATGGTTGCTCTTG GCATTGATTTTGCAACACGCAAGATTGCAAACATGTTGAAACCTCAGAAAGTGATTGAGCAAGACGGGGATTCTTTCACCATCAAAACATTCACTACCTTCAAAAACTACACAGTCTCATTCAAGATTGGGGAAGAGTTTGAGGAGGTGACCAAAGCCATGGATAACAGAAAAGTTCAG ACGGTGGTCAACTGGGACAATGATAAACTGGTGTGTGTTCagaagggagagaagaagaacagAGGGTGGACACACTGGATAGAAGGAGATGAGCTCTATCTG GAAATCACCTGTGGGGATAAAGTCTGCAAGCAGATTTATAAAAAGAGTGCTTGA
- the cenps gene encoding centromere protein S → MLSTTSCLANVNCREKMPTAMDEEERKLQRLKAAVHYTVGRLCQSIGEDHQKEFSRQVIAAIAETTFRQCDIFAKDLEAFARHAKRSTVSVEDVKLTARRSTALSNFIQRKSEEIASANQEQRDTRKKIAGKRKNKDTEMV, encoded by the exons ATGCTATCCACTACTAGCTGTCTAGCTAACGTGAACTGTCGGGAGAAAATGCCAACAGCAATGGACGAGGAGGAAAGAAAACTTCAG AGACTGAAAGCAGCAGTCCACTATACAGTGGGAAGACTGTGTCAAAGCATTGGTGAGGATCATCAGAAGGAATTCAGTCGACAGGTTATAGCAGCAATAGCTGAAACGACGTTCAGGCAATGTG atatttttgcaaaggACTTGGAGGCCTTTGCAAG GCATGCCAAAAGAAGCACAGTATCTGTAGAGGATGTGAAGCTTACAGCTCGTCGAAGTACAGCACTG TCTAACTTCATACAAAGGAAGAGTGAAGAGATTGCCAGCGCCAACCAGGAGCAGAGAGACACAAGGAAGAAGATTGCAGGGAAGAGGAAGAATAAGGATACAGAGATGGTGTAG
- the tardbpb gene encoding TAR DNA-binding protein 43 — protein MAEVYIRVAEEENEEPMEIPSEDDGTVLLSTVAAQFPGACGLRFRSPVSQCMRGVRLVEGILHAPENGWGNLVYVVNYPKDNKRKMDEIDASSAVKMKRGDMKTSDLIVLGLPWKTSEQDLKDYFSTFGEVIMVQVKRDVKTGNSKGFGFVRFTEYETQDKVISQRHMIDGRWCDCKLPNSKQGPDEPMRSRKVFVGRCTEDISADELRQFFMQYGEVTDVFIPKPFRAFAFVSFADDQVASSLCGEDLIIKGVSVHISNAEPKHGSRQMMERAGRFGNGFGAQGFGSNRTGLGSSAGSNMANFGNFSLNPAMMAAAQAALQSSWGMMGMLASQQGQTATSGTTSTGQTSSTRDQSQAYSTGNSNYGTSSASLGWGTGSNSTTSGSGFSSGGFGSSMESKSSGWGM, from the exons ATGGCAGAGGTGTACATTCGCGTTGCCGAAGAAGAGAATGAGGAGCCCATGGAGATCCCATCCGAGGATGATGGCACAGTGTTGCTTTCTACTGTGGCAGCTCAGTTTCCAGGGGCCTGCGGCCTACGATTCAGGAGTCCAGTTTCGCAGTGCATGCGAGGGGTCCGTTTGGTGGAAGGGATTCTTCATGCACCTGAAAACGGCTGGGGCAATTTGGTCTATGTCGTCAATTATCCTAAAG ACAACAAAAGGAAAATGGACGAGATTGATGCCTCCTCAGCTGTAAAGATGAAGAGGGGTGACATGAAGACTTCAGACCTGATTGTACTGGGGTTGCCATGGAAGACATCTGAACAGGACCTGAAAGATTACTTCAGCACCTTTGGGGAAGTCATCATGGTACAG GTGAAACGAGATGTGAAGACTGGAAACTCAAAGGGATTTGGCTTTGTGAGGTTTACTGAGTATGAAACTCAAGATAAAGTGATCTCTCAACGCCACATGATTGATGGAAGATGGTGTGACTGCAAACTCCCCAACTCCAAG CAAGGTCCAGATGAGCCCATGAGAAGCAGGAAAGTGTTTGTAGGCCGTTGCACTGAAGACATTTCCGCTGATGAGCTGCGCCAGTTCTTCATGCAGTATGGCGAGGTCACTGACGTCTTCATCCCCAAGCCCTTCCGTGCCTTTGCCTTCGTCAGCTTTGCAGATGACCAG GTTGCCAGTTCCCTATGTGGAGAGGACCTGATTATTAAGGGGGTCAGCGTGCACATCTCAAACGCTGAGCCAAAGCACGGCAGTAGGCAGATGATGGAGCGAGCAGGGCGGTTTGGAAATGGGTTTGGGGCTCAGGGCTTTGGTAGTAACCGCACAGGGTTAGGGAGCAGCGCCGGGAGTAATATGGCTAATTTTGGCAACTTTAGTCTGAACCCTGCCATGATGGCTGCTGCTCAAGCTGCCCTGCAGAGCAGTTGGGGAATGATGGGTATGTTGGCTAGTCAACAAGGGCAGACTGCCACCTCAGGCACCACCTCTACTGGGCAGACTAGCTCCACCAGGGATCAGAGCCAGGCCTATAGCACAGGCAACAGTAACTATGGCACCAGTTCAGCCAGTCTAGGTTGGGGTACCGGTTCTAATTCGACAACCAGTGGTAGTGGGTTTAGCTCAGGAGGATTTGGCTCCAGTATGGAGTCCAAGTCTTCAGGGTGGGGTATGTAA